In a single window of the Terriglobus roseus genome:
- a CDS encoding phage tail sheath family protein, with product MGAYTYPGVYIQELESPVHTIASVATSVTAFVGYTKSGIDNRAEHLYSFADFERTFGGFASDSELSYAVQQFFQNGGSEAYVVRVPKHGATDATAVFEGITLTALSSGTWANGNLIADVNYDSVDQTAVPTGFNLTITNLIDGTVETFSGLSLDPVRKDFAPNVVNDPDSGSQLVKVSVHSPAPTVAPARTGLTGSAITAAGILGSAAKKLPVTGTFAVVKDGATATASNPLNLQALRVGQFLSFDGDATNGVYAVSKLDSATGAVTLAPPFTGNDNPTAVGKILQPVANGNYALSLGVSSPATLAPLPLNITVFADGNTIPQSLPGVAQALARALNTTLQSKLPGSAARVTVTKSGSGSGLRVVVTLPQNPDAVITLGTPTGGLNDASALLGLGTTANVAQYSLGTAHVFGSQTASVAGGDGTGLPQTGDLIGSQSDFTGIYALEKVDLFNLLSIPDATRANPGDPASLDSNIDTNAIYSAAIALCDERRAFLLIDPPPNVNTPAAAVDWVSTQLNVQDRNAAAFFPRLRLPDPLNDFQLRTFAPSGVASGVYARTDASRGVWKAPAGIDAQLIGVQSMAYKLSDAENGSLNPLGLNCFRNFPVYGSVLWGARTTLGADARANEWKYVPVRRLALFLEESLFRGTQWVVFEPNDEPLWASIRLNVEGFLNTLFRRGAFQGKTPQEAYFVKCDSTTTTQTDIDSGVVNILVGFAPLKPAEFVVIQIQQISSQSVS from the coding sequence ATGGGAGCGTATACGTATCCCGGTGTTTATATCCAGGAGTTAGAGTCTCCGGTACATACAATTGCGTCGGTAGCGACGTCTGTAACGGCATTTGTGGGATACACGAAGAGCGGCATCGACAACCGCGCGGAGCACCTCTACAGCTTTGCGGATTTCGAGAGGACCTTCGGTGGTTTCGCTTCGGACAGCGAACTCAGTTATGCAGTGCAGCAGTTTTTTCAGAACGGTGGAAGCGAGGCGTATGTCGTTCGCGTGCCGAAACACGGCGCGACGGACGCGACCGCGGTATTTGAGGGAATCACGCTTACTGCGCTGAGTAGTGGAACCTGGGCGAACGGAAACCTGATTGCAGATGTGAACTATGACAGTGTCGATCAGACCGCTGTGCCAACCGGCTTCAATCTGACCATCACGAACCTGATTGACGGTACCGTGGAGACATTTTCTGGCCTGTCTCTTGACCCGGTCCGCAAGGATTTTGCGCCCAATGTCGTAAATGATCCTGACTCCGGATCGCAGTTGGTGAAGGTATCGGTCCATAGTCCCGCGCCGACGGTAGCCCCGGCGCGCACCGGCCTCACAGGCAGTGCGATTACCGCGGCTGGCATTCTGGGAAGTGCCGCGAAGAAGCTACCTGTAACTGGAACCTTCGCGGTTGTGAAGGACGGTGCGACGGCCACGGCTTCAAATCCGTTGAACCTGCAGGCGCTGCGTGTGGGGCAGTTCCTCTCCTTTGATGGAGACGCTACAAACGGGGTCTATGCCGTATCCAAGCTGGACTCCGCGACCGGTGCGGTGACGCTCGCGCCTCCTTTCACTGGGAATGACAACCCGACCGCAGTCGGTAAGATCCTTCAGCCAGTTGCCAACGGGAACTACGCCCTGAGTCTGGGGGTGAGCAGTCCAGCGACGCTCGCCCCGTTGCCGCTGAACATCACGGTCTTCGCGGATGGCAACACGATACCGCAGAGTCTGCCGGGAGTAGCGCAGGCACTGGCTCGCGCGCTAAATACAACGTTGCAGTCGAAGCTGCCCGGTAGTGCGGCGCGCGTGACCGTTACAAAGTCAGGGAGCGGTAGCGGTCTTCGAGTGGTGGTGACGTTGCCTCAAAATCCGGATGCGGTGATTACGCTGGGCACGCCAACCGGCGGCTTGAATGATGCGTCTGCGCTGCTTGGCCTGGGCACGACTGCAAACGTGGCGCAGTACTCGCTCGGGACGGCGCATGTCTTTGGTTCGCAGACGGCGTCGGTCGCAGGTGGTGATGGTACGGGTCTGCCGCAGACGGGCGATCTCATCGGGAGTCAGTCAGACTTCACGGGTATCTACGCGCTGGAGAAGGTAGACCTGTTCAATCTTCTGAGTATTCCGGATGCGACACGCGCAAATCCAGGCGACCCGGCGTCCTTGGATTCGAACATTGATACCAATGCAATCTACAGTGCAGCCATTGCGCTTTGTGATGAGCGGCGCGCGTTCCTGTTGATCGACCCTCCACCGAATGTAAACACACCCGCTGCAGCGGTGGACTGGGTTTCGACCCAACTGAATGTTCAGGATCGCAATGCGGCCGCATTCTTTCCACGTCTGCGACTTCCCGATCCCCTGAATGACTTTCAGCTGCGCACCTTCGCGCCGTCGGGTGTTGCGTCGGGCGTCTATGCTCGCACCGATGCTTCGCGTGGTGTGTGGAAGGCGCCTGCCGGCATCGATGCACAACTGATCGGCGTGCAGAGCATGGCATACAAACTGAGCGATGCGGAGAATGGCTCTCTCAATCCACTGGGTTTGAATTGTTTCCGTAATTTCCCGGTATATGGCTCGGTCCTGTGGGGTGCGCGGACGACATTGGGCGCAGATGCCCGTGCGAACGAATGGAAGTATGTACCGGTGCGAAGGCTTGCGTTGTTTCTGGAAGAGAGCCTCTTCCGCGGAACACAGTGGGTTGTCTTCGAGCCGAATGACGAGCCCCTGTGGGCGTCTATCCGTTTGAATGTCGAAGGCTTTCTGAATACCTTGTTTCGCCGTGGCGCATTCCAGGGTAAGACACCGCAGGAGGCGTACTTCGTGAAGTGCGACAGCACCACCACCACGCAGACCGACATCGATTCGGGCGTAGTGAACATACTGGTTGGTTTTGCTCCCCTCAAGCCCGCCGAATTTGTCGTGATCCAGATCCAGCAGATCAGCAGTCAGTCGGTGTCGTAA
- a CDS encoding alpha-amylase — MGQFPGEPTRIGTGAEIQACSRACHKRGLRLTADWPIHQYGGRPPYVERGSNGKPDRKLFFKAAGLFGGPRDRLFDPEIVPDDGTRVNYQTSKPAGYMLKQKQLSGRWLDARLGLDGFREDEAKSESIATSRALNAARPGMNVAEVYTGDMNELDAFWRQVGIPVIDFPYHYACRDVSNGAGFGRLVDSAYADRNPEGAYRYVESLDTDGPGGVVNNKLWFYLHGMTTPCKGFRIYAGDFEGYGLGKWILNYAWISSLALGPLLYQHVEDDILCWSRDGNGGPFGRTAGLICGISKDPVNTRWIWVNTPFGPNKQLHNYATSGGPDVWTNADGWANLPFGPNVFGSAQNGFAYSLAGHQGRIRLPALPDHINGSLTDFSM, encoded by the coding sequence GTGGGGCAGTTTCCTGGCGAACCGACACGCATCGGTACAGGTGCGGAGATCCAGGCTTGTTCGCGGGCCTGCCACAAGCGGGGATTGCGTCTGACGGCAGATTGGCCGATACATCAATACGGTGGACGTCCCCCGTACGTCGAGCGCGGCTCCAACGGCAAGCCAGATCGCAAGCTCTTCTTCAAGGCAGCCGGGCTATTCGGTGGACCTCGCGACCGTCTCTTTGATCCGGAGATTGTGCCGGACGACGGGACCCGGGTTAACTACCAGACGTCAAAGCCTGCTGGCTACATGCTGAAGCAAAAGCAGCTTTCTGGCAGGTGGCTGGATGCGCGACTGGGGCTCGATGGCTTCCGGGAAGACGAAGCCAAGAGCGAGTCCATTGCCACATCCAGGGCACTGAATGCGGCGCGTCCCGGCATGAATGTGGCGGAAGTCTACACGGGAGACATGAACGAACTGGACGCCTTCTGGAGGCAGGTCGGCATCCCCGTGATCGACTTCCCGTATCACTATGCCTGCCGTGACGTCTCCAATGGAGCCGGCTTCGGGCGACTGGTCGACAGCGCTTACGCCGACCGTAATCCGGAGGGCGCTTATCGCTATGTGGAGAGCCTCGACACGGACGGCCCGGGCGGCGTGGTGAACAACAAGCTATGGTTTTACCTGCATGGCATGACGACCCCCTGCAAAGGCTTTCGCATTTACGCCGGAGACTTCGAAGGCTACGGCCTCGGCAAGTGGATCTTGAACTATGCCTGGATTAGTTCCCTCGCTCTGGGACCGCTCCTCTACCAGCATGTCGAAGATGACATCCTGTGCTGGTCGCGGGATGGCAATGGTGGGCCGTTTGGACGAACGGCGGGGTTGATCTGCGGCATTTCAAAAGACCCGGTTAACACTCGTTGGATCTGGGTGAACACGCCCTTTGGACCGAACAAGCAATTACACAACTACGCCACAAGTGGTGGTCCAGATGTATGGACAAATGCCGATGGATGGGCCAACCTGCCTTTCGGACCGAACGTATTCGGCAGTGCCCAAAACGGTTTTGCGTATTCGCTCGCGGGGCATCAAGGACGAATCAGACTGCCTGCACTTCCTGATCACATCAACGGATCGCTGACCGATTTCAGCATGTAG
- a CDS encoding lactonase family protein — protein sequence MKAQPSAGRVLLCSTAKAGGVIQSATWNSATGEIGTLHESAKIVSPAFMAFDRTGGEDRVYVVSEANGSKAIVSAFAADPTTGALQLINTQSSGGDGPTHVATSPDGRMLALANYSGGSITTYRIDSRGALSTPVSHIQYMGHGPNPDRQESAHAHSARFTSDSRFLLVNNFGLDQILIYRVDPLTAVLTPHSTPVWAAKPGSGPRHIAFHPNGRWIYCLNELDSTVEILQWDSKAGTVTSAGRVSSLPKNFPPGKAFSGEIQVSPDGRNLYIGNRVASDTMAVFRIEKAGGGLTLIQLANNGGRNTRHFAIDPTGRWLILCEIASNTVVILERSASTGRLSEPVHTYPLESPMFVGFLPN from the coding sequence ATGAAGGCTCAACCTTCTGCAGGCAGGGTCCTTCTCTGCTCCACAGCCAAAGCGGGTGGTGTCATTCAGTCCGCGACGTGGAACTCTGCAACCGGAGAGATCGGCACGCTGCATGAGTCAGCGAAGATCGTAAGTCCTGCGTTCATGGCATTCGATCGCACGGGAGGCGAAGACCGTGTCTATGTCGTCAGCGAAGCAAACGGCTCCAAGGCCATCGTGAGCGCGTTCGCCGCCGACCCAACAACCGGTGCTCTTCAGCTCATCAACACACAGTCCAGTGGCGGCGATGGACCAACCCACGTTGCGACCTCTCCAGACGGACGCATGCTGGCCCTTGCGAACTATTCCGGTGGCAGCATCACGACCTATCGGATCGATAGCCGCGGTGCCCTATCCACGCCGGTATCGCATATTCAGTACATGGGGCACGGCCCGAATCCCGACCGGCAGGAGAGCGCGCACGCGCATTCTGCGCGTTTCACTTCCGATAGCCGTTTCCTGCTCGTCAACAACTTCGGCTTGGACCAGATCTTGATCTACCGTGTAGATCCCCTCACCGCTGTACTAACGCCTCACTCCACCCCGGTGTGGGCGGCGAAGCCCGGCAGCGGTCCGCGCCACATCGCATTCCATCCCAACGGCCGCTGGATCTATTGCCTCAATGAACTCGACTCTACCGTTGAGATCCTGCAGTGGGATAGCAAAGCAGGGACCGTGACGTCCGCCGGACGGGTCTCGAGTCTTCCCAAGAACTTTCCGCCGGGTAAGGCTTTCTCAGGCGAGATCCAGGTGTCACCTGATGGACGTAATCTTTATATCGGCAATCGAGTCGCTTCGGACACAATGGCAGTCTTCCGCATCGAGAAGGCAGGCGGCGGACTGACCTTGATCCAACTTGCGAACAACGGCGGCAGGAACACGCGCCATTTCGCAATTGACCCAACTGGACGATGGTTGATCCTGTGCGAGATCGCTTCCAACACCGTTGTGATCCTTGAACGATCGGCGTCGACGGGCAGGCTCTCCGAGCCAGTGCATACCTATCCGTTGGAGAGCCCTATGTTCGTCGGCTTCCTGCCCAACTGA
- a CDS encoding carbohydrate-binding family 9-like protein, with protein MIFFMACAATTALPLASQVTTPLSYVCHHVAAPPVIDGKLDDAAWRQAPWTTDFVDITGDPELRPLYRTRMKMLWDDHRLYIAAELQEPDVHGTLTAHDSVIFHDNDFELFLKPVPAAKDYFEYEINALNTTWDLYLNRPYLEGGKADSAWEATGIKTAVAVQGTLNKSDDKDKGWTLEIALPLDAFATRQQVTVPTDGTQWRVNFSRVEWLQGHPREENWVWSPQGAVNMHIPDRWGTLTFRR; from the coding sequence GTGATCTTCTTCATGGCATGCGCCGCAACTACCGCTCTGCCGCTTGCTTCGCAGGTGACAACACCACTGAGCTATGTATGCCATCACGTGGCCGCGCCACCCGTAATCGATGGGAAGCTTGACGATGCCGCATGGCGGCAAGCGCCGTGGACGACGGACTTTGTTGACATCACGGGCGACCCAGAGCTGCGTCCCCTGTATCGCACGCGCATGAAGATGCTGTGGGACGACCACCGTCTCTATATCGCTGCGGAACTGCAAGAGCCCGATGTCCACGGGACCTTGACGGCGCACGATTCCGTGATCTTCCACGATAACGATTTCGAGCTCTTCCTGAAGCCGGTACCCGCCGCAAAAGACTACTTCGAATACGAGATAAACGCACTCAACACGACGTGGGACCTGTACCTGAATCGGCCATATCTCGAAGGTGGTAAGGCTGATAGTGCGTGGGAGGCAACAGGCATCAAGACCGCAGTTGCCGTGCAGGGGACCCTCAACAAGAGTGACGACAAGGACAAGGGATGGACGCTTGAAATTGCCTTGCCGCTGGACGCGTTCGCAACACGGCAGCAAGTGACTGTGCCCACGGACGGGACGCAATGGCGTGTGAACTTCAGCCGAGTGGAGTGGCTGCAAGGGCATCCACGCGAAGAGAATTGGGTATGGTCACCACAGGGCGCGGTGAACATGCACATACCCGATCGTTGGGGGACACTCACGTTCCGGCGTTAG
- a CDS encoding TonB-dependent receptor codes for MKRSLLCLSAVLVCTGPSALSQTITGSINGTVTDASGAVLPGAKVIATNVQTNVSSTTESTSSGVYNLRFLQVGQYKVTIQANGFAPQTLGPFALEAGQDAKFDAKLGAEGGTQTVNVTEALVPLLNTESAELGSTLDSHAIDNIPLQGRNFSSLTIFTPGAVATDPTSFTGTNAIERSTGGGGQVSVNGNRQQSNNFLLDGIEINETINNSIGFNPSPDALDQVRTVSANAQAEYGNVNGGDVIALTKSGTNQFHGSGFYYVNDDSFNANTWSNNHNTTPTPKSSATSNIFGGTFGGPILKDKLFFFADYSGNRYHTGGTSAVNVATAKMRAGDFSELLDPTLVNKTIQLYNTQVAGSPAYVNNRLPVTALNPVARYLFAHPELYPLPNQAAQPGTLTNGNYRGVTKQRIYNDQFDVKVDYRYHDKDTFFVRYSQSTAGDTNTAPIALAFPTASTYPTKGVAINYVHTFTPTIQNELRVGFFRTAWHQGLPQDTTGVFGLNGNSLLGISGGNQVPGFSAQNITSTGSNLASSSGGSAFGNAGIYSDNIMNNFTYGDNLTVQKGSHVIKMGAQFIRYQQNSLYTGNDGAQGQMTYNGNYTAANGSAGFGVADFYLDRAATAGRGTLAGHTGQRQWRDAVFAQDDWKVSSTFTLNLGVRWEYDQPIYEVNNKQANLNLQTGAIQLAGVNGNSRALYNPVWTNFMPRVGFSWNPQPRLVLRGGFGSTTYMEGSGANLRLNINPPFQSSVSYTGSAPSGTSLGSYTTAENAFAQNTATCAYSTNPACGQLFRAWDPNLKPSTVNEYSLTSEYQLSNTSSVQIGYVGEYGYHLIQAVNANQPYQPCLSNGAVLAVNDPACFAVNKTPYYQVVGQSGRVALTASQSMMNYNALQASFRQRLKGGLQFTANYAYGKSMTNSIGFFGVSGVQTNSAYAEDPRNNTIEYGPAGTDVRHNINFTMTYDLPVGRGRMLGGNMPRIADEVVGGWKLAVSGFVYSGFPTTITSSNINSGVNSFQQRMVKLRPLHIVNRSVGHWFGTDPSATSCTTPGVDNGVCAYGLPANGVVSQQRPGTERTPGYQQYDASLFKDFNITERQHISLRADGTNVFNIASYGNPDSTAQDASFGNITNTRSGPRQLQISAKYVF; via the coding sequence ATGAAACGTTCTTTACTTTGTTTGTCCGCGGTGCTTGTGTGTACAGGCCCAAGTGCTCTGAGTCAGACCATTACAGGCAGTATCAACGGTACGGTGACAGATGCCTCGGGTGCAGTGCTGCCCGGCGCAAAGGTCATTGCCACCAACGTTCAAACGAACGTTAGCAGCACCACCGAATCCACCAGCTCGGGCGTCTACAACCTCCGCTTTCTGCAGGTGGGCCAATACAAGGTAACGATTCAGGCCAATGGCTTTGCTCCCCAGACGCTGGGGCCGTTCGCGCTCGAAGCCGGACAGGACGCGAAGTTCGATGCAAAGCTGGGCGCAGAAGGCGGAACGCAGACGGTCAACGTGACAGAAGCGTTGGTTCCACTGCTCAACACGGAGAGCGCTGAACTCGGTTCCACGCTTGACTCGCACGCCATCGACAATATCCCGCTCCAGGGCCGTAACTTCTCATCCCTCACCATCTTTACGCCTGGCGCAGTTGCGACCGATCCCACCAGCTTCACGGGCACCAACGCCATTGAGCGCAGCACCGGTGGTGGCGGGCAGGTTTCCGTCAACGGCAACCGCCAGCAGTCCAACAACTTCCTGCTTGACGGTATCGAAATCAACGAGACCATCAACAACAGCATCGGCTTCAATCCAAGCCCGGACGCACTGGATCAGGTTCGTACGGTCAGCGCCAATGCGCAGGCTGAGTACGGCAATGTGAACGGCGGCGACGTAATCGCTCTGACCAAGAGCGGCACGAACCAGTTCCACGGCAGCGGTTTCTATTACGTCAACGACGACAGCTTCAACGCGAATACGTGGTCCAATAACCACAACACCACGCCGACTCCGAAGTCGAGCGCGACCAGCAACATCTTTGGCGGCACCTTCGGCGGCCCGATTCTTAAAGACAAGCTGTTCTTCTTTGCAGACTATTCCGGTAACCGGTATCACACAGGCGGTACATCGGCCGTGAATGTTGCCACGGCCAAGATGCGTGCAGGTGACTTCTCAGAGTTGCTGGATCCGACGCTTGTGAACAAGACGATCCAGCTCTACAACACGCAGGTGGCTGGCTCTCCCGCCTACGTTAATAATCGCCTGCCGGTGACAGCGCTCAACCCTGTCGCGCGCTACCTCTTCGCACACCCTGAGCTGTATCCTCTGCCCAACCAGGCAGCGCAGCCGGGAACCTTGACGAACGGCAACTATCGCGGCGTGACGAAGCAGCGCATCTATAACGATCAGTTCGATGTGAAGGTCGACTATCGTTACCACGATAAGGACACATTCTTTGTTCGCTACAGCCAGAGCACGGCGGGCGACACGAATACGGCACCCATCGCGCTTGCGTTCCCGACCGCTTCGACTTACCCGACAAAGGGCGTCGCCATCAACTATGTGCACACCTTCACGCCGACCATCCAAAACGAGCTCCGTGTGGGCTTCTTCCGGACGGCCTGGCATCAGGGTCTGCCGCAGGACACGACAGGTGTCTTTGGTCTTAACGGCAACAGCCTCCTCGGTATCAGTGGCGGCAACCAGGTCCCGGGCTTCTCGGCACAGAACATCACCTCGACTGGATCAAACCTCGCCTCCAGCAGCGGTGGTTCCGCGTTCGGTAACGCTGGTATTTACTCTGACAACATCATGAACAACTTCACCTATGGGGATAACCTCACGGTGCAGAAGGGTAGCCATGTTATCAAGATGGGCGCCCAGTTCATTCGCTACCAGCAGAACAGCCTCTACACCGGCAACGACGGCGCACAGGGCCAGATGACCTACAACGGTAACTACACCGCAGCGAATGGCTCCGCCGGCTTCGGCGTTGCCGACTTCTATCTGGACCGTGCTGCAACGGCTGGCCGGGGAACGCTCGCCGGTCATACCGGTCAGCGCCAGTGGCGCGACGCTGTCTTCGCTCAGGACGACTGGAAGGTCTCTTCTACCTTCACGCTGAACCTGGGCGTGCGCTGGGAGTACGACCAGCCAATCTACGAAGTCAACAACAAGCAGGCGAATCTGAACCTCCAGACGGGCGCCATTCAGTTGGCTGGCGTGAACGGCAACAGCCGCGCACTGTACAACCCGGTGTGGACCAACTTCATGCCGCGCGTTGGCTTCTCCTGGAACCCCCAGCCCCGCCTGGTATTGCGTGGCGGTTTCGGATCCACAACCTACATGGAAGGCAGCGGCGCCAACCTGCGTCTGAACATCAACCCACCGTTCCAGAGCTCGGTGAGCTACACCGGTTCGGCTCCGTCGGGCACCAGCCTTGGCAGCTACACCACGGCTGAAAATGCCTTTGCGCAGAACACCGCAACCTGCGCCTATTCGACGAATCCAGCGTGCGGCCAGCTCTTCCGTGCCTGGGATCCGAACCTGAAGCCTTCCACAGTGAACGAGTACAGCCTCACCTCGGAGTACCAGCTGAGCAATACCAGTTCGGTCCAGATTGGCTACGTGGGTGAGTACGGTTACCACCTCATCCAGGCAGTCAACGCGAACCAGCCCTACCAGCCTTGCCTCTCCAACGGCGCGGTGCTCGCGGTCAATGACCCTGCCTGCTTTGCAGTCAACAAGACGCCCTACTACCAGGTTGTCGGTCAGTCCGGTCGCGTGGCGCTTACTGCGTCGCAATCCATGATGAACTACAACGCACTGCAGGCGAGCTTCCGCCAGCGCCTGAAGGGCGGCCTGCAATTCACGGCGAACTACGCCTACGGCAAGTCAATGACGAACAGCATCGGTTTTTTCGGTGTGTCGGGCGTTCAGACCAACAGCGCGTATGCGGAAGATCCGCGTAACAACACCATCGAGTACGGCCCGGCAGGAACGGACGTACGCCACAACATCAACTTCACCATGACCTACGACCTGCCGGTCGGCCGCGGTCGGATGCTGGGCGGAAACATGCCACGCATCGCGGATGAAGTCGTTGGCGGCTGGAAGCTTGCTGTCTCTGGCTTTGTCTACTCGGGCTTCCCGACGACGATCACCAGCAGCAACATTAACTCGGGCGTGAACTCATTCCAGCAGCGCATGGTCAAGTTGCGTCCGTTGCATATCGTTAACCGTTCTGTCGGTCACTGGTTTGGCACCGATCCTTCGGCAACGTCCTGCACTACACCCGGCGTTGACAATGGTGTTTGCGCCTACGGCCTGCCGGCCAACGGTGTCGTTAGCCAGCAGCGTCCGGGAACCGAACGCACGCCCGGCTACCAGCAGTACGACGCTTCCCTGTTCAAGGACTTCAACATCACCGAGCGCCAGCACATCAGCTTGCGCGCGGATGGTACGAACGTCTTTAACATCGCAAGCTATGGCAACCCGGACAGCACCGCTCAGGATGCCAGCTTCGGCAACATCACGAACACCCGCTCTGGACCGCGTCAGCTACAGATCTCGGCCAAGTACGTGTTTTAA
- a CDS encoding FAD-dependent oxidoreductase, producing the protein MPDTVLRTDPRFPLASRTRNARFPSSDAQLAGRVEYCLDAEDVAHALQATLDAGLRPTVRSSGHCYEDFVVNNPNGAILDVSSLDRVQTDVMGKGSYSLGPGTMLGRAYEQLYKRGGVCIPGGTCYTVTAGGHISGGGYGTLVRQYGLTVDWVTAIDVVTVDQHGRAVPRRVSKQSEPHLFRALRGGQGSNFGVITNFHFDHLPPTPQEVVHASVSWDWKDMTEEKFVSVLLTYGKWMAENSAKKETWGLFAGLYLSNKTSGRITMRAELMNPNGPVTDLSVLYDLCDKLQPCKPLIEKPSTITPNVDDRRGPPPGDSVCYGDRPVDRQPWLESTLQNQGGSTMAVNRGRAKYKSSYMKANFTEEEARSFYHVLSDESTRGVLVAIDSYGGATNNPDRIHDTAVPQRSSVMKLQYMSFWGNEADDAFRLKGIRDLYNNVYSTGSVPEKYKGTPFPGEQYDGCYINYPDADMLQHDFWPQLYYGTGELYPFLQQVKREYDPHNIFHHAMAIQA; encoded by the coding sequence ATGCCGGACACTGTTCTTCGCACGGATCCACGCTTCCCGCTCGCCAGCCGAACGCGCAATGCACGCTTCCCCTCCTCGGATGCGCAGCTGGCCGGCCGCGTGGAGTACTGTCTCGACGCTGAAGATGTGGCTCACGCGCTGCAAGCCACGCTGGACGCAGGACTGCGCCCGACGGTTCGTTCTTCCGGCCACTGTTACGAAGACTTCGTCGTGAACAATCCGAACGGCGCGATTCTCGACGTCAGCTCACTGGATCGCGTTCAGACAGATGTGATGGGCAAGGGCTCCTACTCTCTCGGACCAGGCACCATGCTCGGTCGCGCCTATGAGCAGCTCTATAAGCGCGGAGGTGTCTGCATCCCGGGTGGCACCTGCTACACCGTCACCGCGGGCGGACACATCTCCGGCGGTGGTTATGGAACGCTGGTGCGGCAGTACGGACTGACGGTCGATTGGGTCACAGCGATTGACGTTGTTACCGTCGATCAACATGGTCGCGCAGTGCCACGCCGCGTCTCCAAGCAAAGCGAGCCGCATCTGTTCCGCGCACTCCGTGGAGGGCAGGGTTCGAACTTTGGTGTCATCACGAACTTCCATTTCGATCATCTTCCGCCGACGCCGCAGGAAGTCGTCCACGCGAGTGTTTCCTGGGACTGGAAGGACATGACCGAAGAGAAGTTTGTTTCGGTGTTACTGACCTACGGAAAGTGGATGGCTGAGAACAGTGCTAAGAAAGAGACTTGGGGGCTCTTTGCCGGCTTGTATCTCAGTAACAAGACGAGCGGTCGTATCACGATGCGGGCTGAGTTGATGAATCCGAACGGACCGGTGACCGATCTGTCGGTCCTTTACGATCTCTGCGACAAGCTTCAGCCGTGCAAACCTCTTATAGAAAAGCCGAGTACCATAACGCCCAACGTAGACGATCGTCGAGGCCCACCGCCTGGCGATTCCGTCTGTTACGGTGATCGCCCCGTGGACCGACAACCCTGGCTGGAATCCACACTCCAGAACCAGGGCGGCAGCACCATGGCCGTCAATCGGGGCCGCGCCAAGTACAAATCCAGCTACATGAAGGCCAACTTTACAGAAGAGGAAGCACGCAGCTTTTACCACGTGCTTTCCGACGAGTCGACGCGTGGCGTGCTTGTCGCGATCGACTCCTACGGTGGTGCGACAAACAACCCTGATCGTATTCATGACACTGCCGTCCCGCAACGCTCCTCGGTCATGAAGCTGCAATACATGAGCTTCTGGGGCAATGAAGCCGATGACGCGTTTCGCTTGAAGGGTATCCGCGATCTTTACAACAACGTGTACTCCACAGGCAGTGTCCCGGAGAAGTACAAAGGCACACCCTTTCCCGGTGAGCAGTATGACGGCTGCTACATCAATTATCCAGACGCAGATATGTTGCAGCATGACTTCTGGCCGCAGCTTTACTATGGCACTGGCGAGCTCTATCCGTTCCTGCAACAGGTGAAGCGGGAGTACGATCCTCACAACATCTTCCATCACGCTATGGCGATCCAAGCCTGA
- a CDS encoding beta-propeller fold lactonase family protein, which translates to MQQSWTRRHFLGAASLTMAAHGIRFAKALPPHEGATHAYVTVQDRDGHDGIQVLRSADGVWQKTHFIETFAPSAILLSAGEDLLFVANARNRFEGLPTASIESYRIDPHSRILTRIATRKLGLASVMPHAMALSPDGSLLVVAAAAGVYNILPVSLEGIPGEVTAVRKELRLNSESPTRMNFVSKNKLKVQDQHGTRLYHCDRDGMSQLQALPSSTQQQKPGPPLLVPGQRSVVFARFA; encoded by the coding sequence ATGCAACAGAGTTGGACGAGACGACACTTTCTCGGCGCAGCCAGTCTGACCATGGCAGCACATGGCATTCGCTTCGCAAAAGCACTACCTCCCCATGAAGGGGCGACGCACGCCTACGTTACAGTGCAGGACCGCGACGGACACGACGGTATCCAGGTACTGCGATCCGCCGACGGGGTGTGGCAGAAAACTCACTTCATCGAAACCTTTGCCCCATCAGCCATTCTCCTCAGTGCAGGTGAGGATCTGCTCTTCGTCGCAAATGCGCGCAACCGTTTTGAAGGATTACCCACTGCATCGATCGAAAGCTATCGTATCGATCCACACAGCCGTATCCTCACACGCATCGCCACACGGAAGCTCGGCCTTGCATCCGTGATGCCGCATGCGATGGCTCTCTCTCCTGACGGGTCCCTGCTCGTCGTCGCCGCTGCTGCGGGCGTCTACAACATCCTGCCTGTCTCCCTTGAGGGAATCCCAGGCGAGGTCACAGCGGTACGGAAAGAACTACGCCTCAATTCAGAGTCACCTACGCGCATGAACTTCGTGAGTAAGAACAAGCTCAAGGTTCAAGATCAACACGGCACCCGTCTCTACCATTGCGATCGAGATGGCATGAGTCAGCTTCAGGCATTGCCGTCAAGCACGCAGCAACAGAAACCTGGGCCTCCACTCCTTGTGCCGGGTCAGCGCTCTGTGGTCTTTGCACGCTTTGCGTGA